The following are encoded together in the Amyelois transitella isolate CPQ chromosome 6, ilAmyTran1.1, whole genome shotgun sequence genome:
- the LOC106134587 gene encoding RNA transcription, translation and transport factor protein: MNTMFKLKLTALGHPNPESFNCEDEKEYRSVVLWLEDQKIRHYKIEEREGLRNIDSDSWNEAYDVYQRDLVSPTVDGQPNEQLNWLLSYAVRLEYADNVEKYKDAKVEETKQATPNVVSSNPLDNLDFSSPAFKTGVDRVATLTGVGPHPDPKFRLSAIAKILKSSPHPDPPKTEGNIVQQPSDVLKLLFVQDLRELQTKINEALVAVQTVTADPRTDTKLGRVGR, encoded by the exons ATGAATACTATGTTCAAACTAAAGTTAACAGCCCTTGGACATCCGAACCCAGAAAGTTTCAATTGCGAAG ATGAAAAGGAGTATAGAAGTGTAGTTCTCTGGTTGGAGGATCAAAAAATAAGGCATTATAAGATCGAAGAGCGAGAAGGGCTTAGAAATATTGACTCGGATAGTTGGAATGAGGCATATGATGTATATCAAAGAGATCTGGTGAGCCCTACTGTAGATGGGCAGCCAAATGAACAACTAAACTGGCTGCTCTCATATGCTGTTAGATTAGAATATGCAGACAATG tggAAAAATACAAGGATGCAAAGGTGGAAGAAACAAAGCAGGCAACTCCAAATGTGGTTTCATCAAATCCATTGGACAATCTTGATT TTTCAAGCCCAGCATTCAAAACAGGAGTGGACAGAGTTGCTACTCTTACTGGTGTAGGACCACATCCAGACCCTAAGTTTAGATTATCAGCAATTGCTAAAATTCTCAAGTCATCTCCGCATCCAGATCCACCTAAAACTGAGGGCAACATTGTCCAACAACCATCTGATGTATTGAAACTTCTATTCGTTCAAGACCTTCGGGAGTTGCAGACTAAAATTAATGAAGCTTTAGTGGCAGTTCAAACTGTCACAGCAGATCCACGCACTGACACTAAGCTTGGCAGAGTAGGCAGATAA
- the LOC106134588 gene encoding mitochondrial import inner membrane translocase subunit Tim8, with the protein MSDLSDFSSPKASDSELQDFLMAEKQKAQFHAQIHEFNDFCWDKCVDKPGAKLDSRTETCITNCVERFIDVSLLITNRFAQMLEKGGGMH; encoded by the exons ATGAGTGATTTATCAGATTTTTCAAGTCCAAAAGCTTCAGACTCAGAATTGCAAGACTTTTTGATGGCCGAAAAGCAAAAAGCCCAATTTCATGCGcaa ATCCATGAATTCAATGATTTCTGTTGGGACAAGTGTGTGGATAAACCAGGGGCTAAGCTTGATTCTCGCACGGAGACCTGTATCACTAACTGTGTAGAAAGATTTATAGATGTCTCTCTTCTCATCACAAACAGATTTGCTCAAATGCTTGAAAAAGGAGGTGGCATGCACTGA